The proteins below are encoded in one region of Triticum aestivum cultivar Chinese Spring chromosome 1B, IWGSC CS RefSeq v2.1, whole genome shotgun sequence:
- the LOC123104965 gene encoding disease resistance protein RGA5, with protein sequence MAPVVTAALGALGPLLGKLADLLANECGRLKRVRREIRSLRTEFTSMHAALQRYAMLEDPDHQVKQWVSLVRELAYDTEDLFDKFIRHLGNGESHDGGFKEYFRKTARRLKTLGARHGIASQIDDLKLRIKEVKELKTSYKLDDTASSTQGHATVDPRLAALFAEEAHLVGIDGPRDDLAKWMLEEENKHHRRVLSIVGFGGLGKTTLANEVYRKIQGHFDCHAIVSVSQKPDTKKIINDLISQVSRKDEFTKDMESWDEKKSIGKLRELLQDKRYLVIIDDIWSTLAWKAINCAFPEINSSSRIITTTRILEVASFCCPARDDQIYQMKPLSDIHSERLFFNRIFGSEERCPYMLIEVSKAILKKCGGLPLAIISISGLLANRPRVKEEWEKVKRSIGSDLNGSQSLEGMKNILSLSYNDLPPNLKTVLLHLSNFPEDYLIDRERLARQWIAEGFISEERGRSYQEVAESYFYELINKSLVQPVDIGYDGMVHACRVHDMMLELIISKSIEENFITVVNGSQTVWESSQCSVRRLSIQDIDQELASELSKKDLRHVRSLIKTSLGCIKHLPSLAKFEALHVLDFGGCRGLTEYDMDGIENLFQLKYLSFRRTDISELPSGIVMLHDLETLDLRGTSIEHLPATIVQLTKLQHLLCGNHLWKIPIGIGNMTTLKEISGFDITMSSVGAVKELGSLINLKVLHVRFTVKDEESQEYKIHAEMFHSSLCKLGSHKLQSMRIDGGNSSLFKLLDSWSPLPSCLQRFEMGSPYSLSKLPKWITPALTRLACLNINLSVITEEVLGILGELPALLSLTLYTDTVHKDRLVLKGTGCRCLKEFFYEPFGEGAVTLLFEEGALPKLEMLQLCFSVSMAKAYGFYLGIEHLPYLKDVHVILDNWDATSSEVEAAKVAIRASPTAALKRRAQKTC encoded by the exons ATGGCGCCTGTGGTGACCGCCGCACTCGGCGCGCTGGGTCCTCTGCTGGGGAAGCTCGCCGATTTGCTCGCCAATGAGTGCGGCCGCCTCAAAAGGGTCCGCCGCGAGATCCGCTCCCTCCGGACAGAGTTTACCAGCATGCATGCTGCTCTACAGAGATACGCCATGCTAGAGGACCCTGATCACCAGGTGAAGCAATGGGTATCGCTGGTGAGGGAGTTGGCCTATGATACCGAGGATCTTTTCGACAAGTTCATTCGCCACCTCGGCAACGGTGAGAGTCATGATGGCGGCTTCAAGGAGTACTTCCGCAAGACTGCTCGGCGTCTGAAGACGCTTGGAGCTCGGCATGGGATCGCCAGCCAAATCGACGACCTGAAGCTTCGTATCAAGGAAGTGAAAGAGCTCAAGACTAGTTACAAGCTGGATGATACTGCTTCTAGCACCCAGGGCCATGCAACCGTGGATCCCAGGTTGGCCGCTCTTTTTGCGGAGGAGGCACACCTTGTTGGCATTGACGGTCCAAGAGATGATCTTGCCAAGTGGATGCTGGAAGAAGAAAACAAACATCATCGCAGGGTGCTGTCTATTGTTGGATTCGGTGGATTGGGAAAGACAACATTGGCGAATGAAGTCTATCGCAAGATTCAGGGGCATTTTGATTGTCATGCTATTGTGTCGGTCTCACAAAAGCCAGATACAAAGAAAATCATCAATGATTTGATCTCGCAGGTGTCTCGCAAGGATGAATTCACAAAAGATATGGAGAGCTGGGATGAAAAGAAATCCATTGGAAAGCTAAGAGAACTATTACAAGATAAAAG GTATCTTGTCATCATTGATGATATATGGTCTACATTAGCATGGAAAGCAATCAATTGTGCTTTTCCAGAGATTAATTCTTCAAGCAGAATTATAACTACAACACGCATATTGGAAGTAGCAAGTTTTTGTTGTCCTGCTCGTGATGACCAGATCTATCAAATGAAACCTCTAAGTGACATCCACTCTGAAAGACTATTTTTTAACAGAATTTTTGGTTCAGAAGAGCGCTGCCCTTATATGCTTATTGAAGTTTCAAAAGCTATCTTGAAGAAGTGTGGAGGCCTACCATTGGCAATTATCAGTATTTCTGGTTTACTAGCAAACAGACCACGTGTCAAAGAAGAGTGGGAGAAGGTAAAAAGATCAATTGGTTCTGACTTGAACGGAAGCCAAAGTCTAGAAGGAATGAAGAACATACTATCCTTGAGCTATAATGATCTTCCACCAAACCTCAAGACTGTCTTGTTGCACTTAAGTAATTTCCCCGAGGATTATCTGATTGACAGAGAAAGGTTGGCGAGGCAATGGATTGCGGAAGGCTTTATTTCTGAAGAGCGTGGGAGGAGCTATCAAGAGGTTGCAGAAAGTTATTTTTACGAGCTTATCAATAAAAGCCTTGTCCAACCAGTGGACATTGGTTATGATGGGATGGTTCATGCCTGTCGAGTTCATGACATGATGCTTGAACTTATCATTTCAAAATCCATTGAAGAAAATTTCATCACTGTGGTGAACGGCAGTCAAACTGTTTGGGAAAGTTCTCAATGTTCTGTTCGACGATTATCGATCCAGGACATTGACCAGGAGCTTGCATCTGAATTGTCAAAGAAAGATCTAAGGCATGTCCGATCTCTTATAAAAACATCATTAGGATGCATCAAGCACTTGCCTAGTCTTGCTAAGTTTGAAGCTTTACATGTACTAGATTTTGGAGGTTGTCGAGGCCTGACGGAGTATGATATGGATGGTATAGAAAACCTGTTCCAGCTAAAGTACCTAAGCTTTAGAAGAACGGACATATCGGAGCTACCATCTGGAATTGTGATGCTACATGATCTAGAGACGCTAGATTTAAGGGGTACATCAATCGAACACTTACCAGCTACAATTGTTCAGCTCACTAAACTACAACATCTACTCTGTGGCAATCATTTATGGAAGATACCAATTGGGATTGGGAATATGACAACCTTAAAGGAGATCTCAGGCTTTGATATTACCATGAGTTCAGTAGGTGCAGTGAAGGAGCTAGGGAGCCTGATCAATTTGAAGGTACTCCATGTACGGTTCACGGTGAAAGATGAAGAATCTCAAGAGTACAAGATTCATGCAGAGATGTTTCATTCCTCACTATGCAAGCTTGGCAGCCACAAACTGCAGTCCATGCGGATAGATGGTGGTAATTCGTCTCTATTCAAGTTATTAGATTCCTGGTCTCCTCTTCCATCTTGCCTCCAAAGATTTGAGATGGGATCCCCGTACAGTTTATCAAAACTGCCAAAGTGGATTACTCCAGCGCTCACCAGGCTTGCATGCCTGAACATTAATTTAAGTGTAATAACAGAGGAGGTTCTTGGCATACTTGGAGAGCTGCCTGCATTACTTTCTCTGACACTTTATACTGACACGGTCCATAAAGACAGGCTAGTTTTGAAAGGCACAGGATGCCGATGTTTGAAGGAGTTCTTTTATGAACCTTTTGGTGAAGGTGCAGTGACCCTTCTGTTTGAGGAAGGGGCACTGCCAAAGCTCGAGATGCTTCAGCTGTGTTTTTCTGTATCAATGGCAAAGGCCTATGGATTCTACTTAGGTATTGAGCACCTCCCATATCTGAAAGATGTACACGTGATTCTTGACAATTGGGATGCCACATCTTCTGAAGTTGAGGCTGCAAAAGTtgccataagagcatctccaacagccgcgctaaagcgCCGTGCGCAAAAAACCTGTTAG